In Nicotiana tabacum cultivar K326 chromosome 19, ASM71507v2, whole genome shotgun sequence, one DNA window encodes the following:
- the LOC142173616 gene encoding secreted RxLR effector protein 161-like yields MESIPYSSIVGSLIYAQTCTRPDISFAVGILGRYHSNLGINHWKAAKKVLRYLKGTKDYMLMYRRSKHLEVVGYSDSDFAGCIDTRKSTFGYLFQLAEGAISWKSAKESVIAISTMKAEFVACFEATIHPLWLRNFISGLGVVDTITNPLKIYCDNSAAVFFSKNDKYSKGVKHMELKYFTVKEEVQKQKCHLSILELIL; encoded by the coding sequence ATGGAATCAATTCCTTACTCTTCAATTGTTGGTAGTCTGATATATGCTCAGACTTGCACAAGACCGGATATTAGTTTTGCGGTCGGAATACTAGGAAGATATCATAGTAACCTAGGAATTAATCACTGGAAAGCTGCAAAGAAAGTTTTGAGGTACTTGAAAGGAACGAAGGATTACATGCTTATGTATAGGAGATCCAAGCATTTGGAAGTTGTTGGATACTCAGATTCAGATTTCGCTGGATGTATTGACACTAGAAAATCCACGTTTGGTTATTTGTTCCAATTAGCTGAAGGAGCAATATCGTGGAAGAGTGCTAAAGAGTCTGTCATTGCTATATCCACGATGAAAGCAGAATTTGTGGCATGTTTTGAAGCCACAATTCATCCATTATGGCTGCGCAACTTTATTTCAGGACTTGGGGTTGTCGACACCATTACCAATCCGCTGAAAATTTACTGTGATAATTCTGCAGCAGTATTCTTCTCCAAGAATGATAAGTACTCCAAAGGTGTCAAGCATATGGAATTAAAGTACTTTACTGTCAAGGAGGAAGTTCAGAAACAAAAGTGTCACTTGAGCATATTAGAATTGATCTTATGA